A single Candidatus Dependentiae bacterium DNA region contains:
- a CDS encoding undecaprenyl-diphosphate phosphatase — protein sequence MFLSVWIFIQIVVESLPISSSGHVMLASMILTRFGFDISQNDYMKDVDFFLHGPTVAILLFYFFKSWWQMVFQDKSVVFTKPSSYLFKKNWWLSLVSSALFIGIVDLITAIFWWFDFSNCSVVQQCFLPIGFSITAFILYATKYAHGEKNTDWSFRDAVILGVVQGLSLLPGISRFASTYGACRLLCRYNAFTAFSVSFLIQFPLICAGFLKGFLMIQKRADLMIKLFAFQSLFVMFIASLVSYGLLCLVGKLIEKNKIYYFSRYMIIPICVSLLLCKGI from the coding sequence ATGTTTTTAAGTGTGTGGATATTTATACAAATAGTTGTTGAAAGTTTGCCAATTAGTAGCTCGGGGCACGTCATGCTAGCAAGTATGATTCTTACAAGATTTGGATTTGATATCTCGCAAAATGATTACATGAAAGATGTGGATTTTTTTCTTCATGGACCAACGGTTGCAATTCTTTTATTTTATTTTTTTAAATCTTGGTGGCAAATGGTTTTTCAGGATAAATCAGTTGTTTTTACAAAACCATCATCCTATCTTTTCAAAAAAAATTGGTGGCTTTCGCTTGTTTCTTCCGCTTTATTTATTGGCATAGTAGATTTGATAACGGCTATTTTTTGGTGGTTTGATTTTTCAAATTGTTCTGTAGTTCAACAATGTTTTTTGCCTATCGGATTTTCAATTACCGCATTTATTTTGTATGCGACCAAGTATGCTCATGGTGAAAAAAATACTGATTGGTCTTTTCGTGATGCGGTAATTTTAGGTGTAGTGCAAGGACTGAGTTTACTTCCTGGAATTTCTAGATTTGCGTCAACATATGGAGCTTGTAGGTTGCTTTGCCGGTACAATGCGTTTACCGCCTTTTCTGTATCGTTTTTGATTCAATTTCCTTTAATTTGTGCAGGTTTTTTAAAGGGCTTTTTAATGATTCAAAAAAGAGCAGATCTCATGATAAAATTATTTGCATTCCAAAGTCTGTTTGTTATGTTTATAGCGAGTTTAGTGAGTTATGGATTATTGTGTTTGGTCGGTAAATTAATAGAAAAAAATAAAATTTATTATTTTTCCCGATACATGATCATTCCAATTTGTGTAAGTTTGCTTTTATGTAAAGGTATTTAA